A single region of the Neotabrizicola shimadae genome encodes:
- the fmt gene encoding methionyl-tRNA formyltransferase, giving the protein MRVVFMGTPDFSVPVLRALAAAHEVVGVWCQPPRPAGRGKQPRPSPVQAAAEELGLPVHHPVSLRGAEALAELAGMQADVAVVVAYGLILPQAALDAPRFGCLNIHASLLPRWRGAAPIQRAILAGDTETGICIMQMEAGLDTGPVLMREALPIGPEDTAQDLHDRLSAMGARLIVTALDRLPDLTPEPQPEAGLTYAAKIDKAEARIDWTLPAVEVDRRIRGLSPFPGAWCEIGGERVKLLRSRLAQGAGTPGQVLHGLTIACGTGAVEVLEAQREGKRALPAADFLRGAALPDRLG; this is encoded by the coding sequence ATGCGCGTGGTGTTCATGGGCACGCCCGACTTTTCGGTGCCCGTGCTGCGTGCGCTGGCTGCGGCGCATGAGGTCGTGGGCGTCTGGTGCCAACCGCCCCGGCCCGCAGGGCGCGGCAAGCAGCCGCGTCCCAGCCCGGTGCAGGCGGCGGCGGAAGAACTGGGTCTGCCGGTGCATCACCCGGTGTCGCTGCGGGGGGCAGAGGCGCTGGCCGAGCTTGCCGGGATGCAGGCGGATGTGGCGGTGGTGGTGGCCTATGGGCTGATCCTGCCGCAAGCGGCGCTGGATGCGCCGCGCTTTGGCTGCCTGAACATCCACGCCTCGCTTCTGCCGCGCTGGCGCGGCGCGGCGCCGATCCAGCGCGCAATCCTGGCGGGGGATACCGAGACGGGCATCTGCATCATGCAGATGGAGGCCGGGTTGGACACCGGCCCGGTGCTCATGCGCGAGGCGTTGCCGATCGGGCCGGAGGATACCGCGCAGGACCTGCACGACCGGCTGTCGGCCATGGGTGCACGGCTGATCGTGACGGCGCTGGACCGCCTGCCAGATCTGACGCCCGAGCCGCAGCCCGAGGCGGGCTTGACCTATGCCGCCAAGATCGACAAGGCCGAGGCGCGCATCGACTGGACCCTGCCCGCCGTAGAGGTGGACCGCCGGATCCGCGGCCTCTCCCCCTTTCCCGGCGCCTGGTGCGAGATCGGCGGCGAGCGGGTGAAGCTGTTGCGGTCGCGCCTTGCGCAAGGAGCGGGGACGCCGGGGCAGGTGCTGCATGGCCTGACCATCGCCTGCGGCACGGGCGCGGTGGAGGTGCTGGAGGCGCAGCGCGAAGGCAAGCGAGCCCTGCCCGCCGCCGATTTCCTGCGCGGGGCGGCCCTTCCCGACCGGCTGGGCTGA
- the def gene encoding peptide deformylase has translation MTVRPCLRWPNPVLRRPAAPVETITDEIRATWADMIDTMEAMPGVGLAAVQIGVPLALAVVDASEARGQAVRMANPTVLHASVELREHEEASPNLPGVSAVIRRPRAVTVRFLNADGVWEERDFVLLWATSVQHQIDHLAGKMYFDHLSPLKRSMLIKRADKLGGR, from the coding sequence GTGACCGTCCGCCCCTGCCTGCGCTGGCCCAACCCGGTGCTGCGCCGCCCGGCGGCCCCGGTCGAGACGATTACCGACGAGATCCGCGCCACCTGGGCCGACATGATCGACACGATGGAGGCGATGCCCGGCGTGGGTCTTGCCGCCGTGCAGATCGGCGTGCCGCTGGCGCTGGCCGTGGTGGATGCGTCGGAGGCCCGCGGGCAGGCGGTGCGGATGGCGAACCCGACCGTGCTGCATGCCTCGGTCGAGTTGCGCGAGCACGAGGAGGCCAGCCCCAACCTGCCCGGTGTGTCGGCGGTGATCCGGCGGCCGCGCGCGGTGACGGTGCGGTTCCTGAATGCGGACGGGGTCTGGGAAGAGCGGGATTTCGTGCTTCTGTGGGCGACGTCGGTGCAGCACCAGATCGACCATCTGGCGGGGAAGATGTACTTCGACCACCTGTCGCCGCTGAAGCGGTCGATGCTGATCAAGCGGGCCGACAAGCTGGGAGGCCGCTGA
- the def gene encoding peptide deformylase, producing the protein MAILPLVTWPDERLTTPCTPAMADAATRQLAADMLETMYAAPGRGLAAPQVGHMIRLFVMDTGWKEGKPNPRVLLNPEILWRSDTLVTGPEGCLSIPGITAQVPRAAAVRLRWTDLDGQEFHEILTRFDAICAQHEADHLDGILMLDRVPPENRVGADA; encoded by the coding sequence ATGGCGATCCTGCCCCTTGTCACCTGGCCGGATGAACGGCTGACCACCCCCTGCACCCCGGCCATGGCCGATGCCGCTACACGGCAGCTTGCCGCCGACATGCTGGAGACGATGTATGCCGCGCCGGGCCGGGGGCTGGCTGCGCCGCAGGTGGGGCACATGATCCGGCTGTTCGTGATGGATACCGGCTGGAAAGAGGGCAAGCCGAACCCGCGCGTGCTGCTGAACCCGGAGATCCTCTGGCGGTCGGACACGCTCGTGACGGGGCCGGAGGGCTGCCTGTCGATCCCCGGCATCACGGCGCAGGTGCCGCGCGCCGCCGCCGTGCGGCTGCGCTGGACCGATCTGGACGGGCAGGAGTTCCACGAGATCCTCACCCGCTTTGACGCGATCTGCGCGCAACACGAGGCCGATCATCTGGACGGCATCCTGATGCTGGACCGCGTCCCGCCGGAAAACCGCGTCGGGGCAGACGCGTGA
- the def gene encoding peptide deformylase, with protein sequence MIRPILIHPDPRLKKVCDPVTEITPDLRKLAEDMLDTMYDAPGVGLAAPQVGVTKRLLVMDCVKGPDLPQRPMVLFNPSVTWASEDLNTYEEGCLSIPDQYADVERPARVRVAWTGIDGLPQEEEFEGLWATCVQHEIDHLNGKLFIDYLGPLKRQMITRKMEKLKRERARG encoded by the coding sequence ATGATCCGCCCTATCCTCATTCATCCCGACCCGCGCCTCAAGAAGGTCTGCGATCCCGTGACAGAGATCACGCCGGATTTGCGCAAGCTGGCCGAGGACATGCTGGACACGATGTACGATGCGCCGGGCGTGGGCCTGGCCGCGCCGCAGGTGGGCGTGACCAAGCGGCTTCTGGTGATGGATTGCGTGAAGGGGCCGGACCTTCCGCAGCGGCCGATGGTGCTGTTCAACCCTTCGGTCACATGGGCCTCTGAAGATCTGAACACCTATGAGGAAGGCTGTCTGTCGATCCCCGACCAGTATGCCGATGTCGAGCGGCCAGCCCGTGTGCGCGTGGCCTGGACGGGCATCGACGGCCTGCCGCAGGAGGAAGAGTTCGAAGGGCTGTGGGCGACCTGCGTGCAGCACGAGATCGACCATCTGAACGGCAAGCTGTTCATTGATTACCTTGGTCCGCTGAAGCGGCAGATGATCACGCGCAAGATGGAAAAGCTGAAGCGCGAGCGGGCGCGCGGCTGA
- a CDS encoding MalY/PatB family protein translates to MSFDEPINRIGSHCVKWDMMAPLYGVAPQEGLAMWVADMEFKAAPPIQCALEKMLAHGVYGYFGDDSAYLDAIRWWMATRHGWTVEKDWIFTTHGLVHGTAMCIDAFTEAGDGVVLMTPVYHAFARIIKAAGRQVVECPLSTVNGRYEPDFAAWDAQMTGKERMFILCSPHNPGGRVWTAEELRGVADFCKRHDLILISDEIHHDLVYPGQKHLPMAVAAPDIADRLVMMTATTKTFNIAGAHTGNVIIADEALRKRFSDRMMAMGISPNAFGMHMATAAYSPEGAAWVDDLMRYLDGNRRAFDAGVNAIPGLRSMPLEATYLAWVDFAGTGMGLPEVIARVEKEAKIATNHGTAFGLGGESFLRFNLAAPRAQVQEAVARLQRVFGDLQ, encoded by the coding sequence ATGAGCTTCGACGAACCCATCAACCGCATCGGCAGCCATTGCGTCAAGTGGGACATGATGGCCCCGCTTTACGGCGTCGCCCCGCAAGAGGGGCTGGCCATGTGGGTCGCGGACATGGAGTTCAAGGCCGCCCCGCCGATCCAGTGCGCGCTGGAAAAGATGCTGGCCCACGGCGTCTATGGCTATTTCGGCGACGACAGCGCCTATCTGGACGCGATCCGCTGGTGGATGGCCACCCGCCACGGCTGGACCGTGGAAAAGGACTGGATCTTCACCACCCACGGCCTCGTCCACGGCACCGCCATGTGCATCGACGCCTTCACCGAAGCCGGTGACGGCGTGGTGCTGATGACCCCGGTGTACCATGCTTTCGCCCGCATCATCAAAGCCGCGGGCCGGCAGGTGGTGGAATGTCCGCTGTCCACGGTGAACGGCCGGTACGAACCCGACTTCGCCGCCTGGGATGCCCAGATGACCGGCAAGGAACGCATGTTCATCCTGTGCTCGCCGCACAACCCCGGCGGGCGCGTCTGGACGGCCGAGGAACTGCGCGGCGTTGCCGATTTCTGCAAGCGCCACGACCTGATCCTGATCTCGGACGAAATCCACCACGATCTCGTCTATCCCGGACAGAAACACCTGCCCATGGCCGTGGCCGCGCCCGACATCGCCGACCGTCTGGTCATGATGACCGCCACCACCAAGACCTTCAACATCGCGGGCGCCCATACGGGCAATGTCATCATCGCCGACGAAGCCCTGCGCAAACGCTTCAGTGACCGGATGATGGCGATGGGCATCTCGCCCAATGCCTTCGGGATGCACATGGCAACGGCCGCCTATTCGCCCGAGGGCGCCGCCTGGGTCGATGACCTGATGCGCTATCTCGACGGCAATCGCCGCGCCTTCGATGCCGGCGTGAACGCCATTCCCGGCTTGCGCTCGATGCCGCTGGAAGCCACCTACCTTGCCTGGGTCGATTTCGCGGGCACCGGCATGGGCCTTCCCGAAGTCATCGCCCGTGTCGAGAAAGAGGCGAAGATCGCCACCAACCACGGCACGGCCTTTGGCCTGGGTGGAGAAAGCTTCCTGCGCTTCAACCTCGCCGCGCCGCGCGCACAGGTGCAGGAAGCGGTCGCACGGCTACAGCGCGTCTTCGGCGACCTTCAGTAG
- the cobD gene encoding threonine-phosphate decarboxylase CobD yields MDGRPDHGGGLDSAAARWGGTRADWLDLSTGINPTPYPMPDLPADAWTALPDAAAAARLEAAARAFWQVPEGAAILATNGASAPIALLPHLLPPAQVRIDGPTYNEHARAFRAAGWTLTEGPAQAMVAVHPNNPDGRLWRADQIDASALAIIDESFGEVTPGQSLIALAARPSTVVLKSFGKFWGLAGLRLGFAIGDPALIQQLATRLGPWPVSGPALAIATAALTDPVWTEATRCRLAEDASRLDALVTARGATLVGGTDLFRLYDTGDAQAWQDGLARHRILGRVFPYSSRWLRLGLPGTPQHWQRLSAALNEVGR; encoded by the coding sequence ATGGACGGCAGGCCTGATCACGGCGGAGGACTCGATTCGGCGGCGGCCCGCTGGGGCGGCACGCGCGCCGACTGGCTTGACCTGTCCACCGGCATCAACCCCACGCCCTATCCCATGCCCGACCTGCCCGCCGACGCCTGGACCGCTCTGCCCGATGCCGCCGCCGCCGCACGGCTGGAGGCCGCGGCCCGCGCCTTCTGGCAGGTGCCCGAAGGCGCTGCCATCCTTGCCACCAACGGCGCCTCGGCTCCCATCGCCCTGCTGCCCCACCTGCTTCCGCCGGCCCAAGTGCGCATCGACGGCCCCACCTACAACGAACATGCCCGCGCCTTCCGCGCCGCCGGCTGGACGCTGACCGAAGGCCCGGCGCAGGCGATGGTCGCCGTCCACCCTAACAACCCCGATGGCCGGCTCTGGCGCGCGGACCAGATCGACGCCTCCGCATTGGCCATCATCGACGAAAGCTTCGGCGAGGTGACGCCCGGCCAAAGCCTCATCGCCCTGGCCGCCCGGCCCAGCACCGTCGTCCTGAAAAGCTTCGGCAAGTTCTGGGGACTCGCCGGCCTGCGCCTGGGCTTCGCCATCGGCGACCCGGCGCTGATCCAGCAACTCGCCACCCGCCTTGGCCCCTGGCCGGTCTCCGGCCCCGCGCTGGCCATCGCCACTGCCGCCCTGACCGATCCCGTCTGGACCGAAGCCACCCGCTGCCGCCTCGCGGAAGACGCCAGCCGGCTGGATGCGCTCGTCACCGCCCGCGGCGCCACACTGGTCGGCGGCACCGACCTGTTCCGCCTGTATGACACGGGCGATGCGCAGGCGTGGCAGGATGGCCTCGCCCGGCACCGGATCCTGGGCCGGGTCTTCCCCTATTCTTCCCGCTGGCTCAGGCTGGGCCTGCCGGGCACACCGCAACACTGGCAGCGGCTCTCCGCCGCGCTGAACGAGGTCGGACGATGA
- the cbiB gene encoding adenosylcobinamide-phosphate synthase CbiB, whose product MSASLLAPAMLVDAALGEPGWLWNRWPHPAVLMGRAVEWLDRRLNRGEGRKAKGVVSVILLCLGAGLIGGLIAAVPDFGLLELIVAAILLAQRSLSQHVRAVADALRLSLADGRRAVAMIVGRDTANMTRPDVARAAIESAAENLSDGVIAPAFWFLVGGLPAMMIYKAINTADSMVGHRTPQYESYGWASARLDDVLNWIPARLTAVLIAVAHGWFDSRPIRRDAVLHRSPNAGWPEAAMAVVLNVSLSGPRSYHGERRDYPWVWPEGRRDIGPDEIDAAVLALWRAWGAALVIALLISLV is encoded by the coding sequence ATGAGCGCATCCCTTCTGGCCCCCGCGATGCTGGTCGACGCCGCCCTGGGCGAGCCCGGCTGGCTCTGGAACCGCTGGCCGCATCCCGCCGTGCTGATGGGCCGCGCGGTCGAATGGCTCGACCGCCGCCTGAACCGGGGCGAGGGCCGCAAGGCCAAGGGCGTGGTCTCCGTCATCCTCCTCTGCCTCGGTGCCGGGCTCATCGGCGGCCTCATCGCGGCCGTACCCGATTTCGGCCTTCTGGAACTGATCGTCGCCGCCATCCTCCTCGCGCAGCGCAGCCTGTCCCAACACGTCCGCGCCGTGGCCGACGCGCTCCGCCTCTCCCTCGCCGATGGCCGCCGCGCCGTGGCCATGATCGTGGGCCGCGACACCGCAAACATGACCCGCCCCGATGTCGCCCGCGCCGCCATCGAAAGCGCCGCCGAAAACCTGTCCGACGGCGTGATCGCCCCCGCCTTCTGGTTCCTCGTGGGCGGCCTGCCCGCCATGATGATCTACAAGGCCATCAACACCGCCGACAGCATGGTCGGCCACCGCACCCCGCAGTACGAATCCTACGGCTGGGCCTCGGCGCGGCTGGACGATGTGCTGAACTGGATCCCCGCGCGCCTCACCGCCGTGCTGATCGCCGTCGCCCACGGCTGGTTCGACAGCCGCCCGATCCGCCGCGATGCCGTTCTGCACCGCTCGCCCAATGCCGGCTGGCCCGAGGCGGCAATGGCCGTGGTGCTGAACGTCTCCCTCTCCGGCCCGCGCAGCTATCACGGCGAACGGCGCGACTATCCCTGGGTCTGGCCCGAAGGCCGCCGCGACATCGGCCCCGACGAGATCGACGCCGCCGTTCTGGCGCTCTGGCGCGCCTGGGGCGCGGCGCTGGTCATCGCCCTTCTCATTTCGCTTGTCTGA
- a CDS encoding TIGR03862 family flavoprotein, which yields MDALVIGAGPAGLMAAEALAVAGRRVVVAEAKPSPARKFLMAGKSGLNLTKDEALPVFAARYGNDWMAPMLAAFGPGEVMEWARGLGQEVFTGSSGRVFPVAMKGSPLLRAWARRLEGLGVELRTRWRWTGWAGDALAFDTPEGAQAVAPGVTVLALGGASWARLGSDAAWVPWLQAKGVEVAPFRPANMGLRVDWSAHMARQFGQAVKGARLVAGPLSDRGEFVISARGLEGGGIYAVSSAVRDGAELVIDLRPDMGEAEVAARLDRMKPGESAANRLRKLGLSVPAVALVQEWGRGQPLAQAVKRLVARPQGPRPLDEAISSAGGITRAAVTEGLELCALPGVFVAGEMLDWEAPTGGYLLTGCLATGLWAGRAASRAG from the coding sequence GTGGATGCGCTGGTGATCGGGGCGGGGCCCGCGGGGCTGATGGCGGCCGAGGCGCTGGCTGTGGCCGGGCGGCGGGTCGTGGTGGCAGAGGCCAAGCCTTCGCCCGCGCGGAAGTTCCTGATGGCGGGGAAGAGCGGGCTGAACCTGACGAAGGACGAGGCCCTGCCGGTCTTTGCCGCGCGGTACGGCAATGACTGGATGGCGCCGATGCTGGCGGCGTTCGGGCCGGGCGAGGTGATGGAATGGGCGCGGGGGCTGGGGCAGGAGGTGTTTACCGGCTCGTCGGGGCGGGTGTTTCCGGTGGCGATGAAGGGCTCGCCCCTGTTGCGGGCATGGGCGCGGCGGCTGGAGGGGCTGGGGGTCGAGCTGCGCACGCGCTGGCGCTGGACGGGGTGGGCGGGCGATGCGCTGGCCTTCGACACGCCCGAGGGCGCGCAGGCGGTGGCACCGGGGGTGACGGTGCTGGCGCTTGGCGGGGCAAGCTGGGCGCGGTTGGGATCGGATGCCGCCTGGGTGCCGTGGCTGCAGGCGAAGGGCGTTGAGGTCGCACCGTTCCGGCCGGCGAACATGGGGCTGCGGGTGGACTGGTCGGCCCATATGGCGCGGCAGTTCGGGCAGGCGGTGAAGGGGGCGCGGCTGGTGGCGGGGCCTTTGTCGGACCGGGGGGAGTTCGTGATTTCGGCCCGGGGGCTGGAGGGCGGGGGGATCTATGCCGTGTCAAGCGCGGTGCGGGACGGGGCAGAGCTGGTCATCGACCTGCGGCCCGACATGGGCGAGGCGGAGGTGGCGGCGCGGCTGGACCGGATGAAGCCGGGCGAGAGCGCGGCGAACCGGCTGCGCAAGCTGGGTCTTTCGGTGCCAGCCGTGGCGCTGGTGCAGGAATGGGGACGCGGTCAGCCGCTGGCGCAGGCCGTGAAGCGGCTGGTGGCGCGGCCTCAGGGGCCGCGGCCGCTGGACGAGGCGATTTCCTCGGCCGGGGGGATCACGCGGGCGGCGGTGACCGAGGGGCTGGAGCTGTGCGCCCTGCCGGGGGTCTTTGTGGCGGGCGAGATGCTGGACTGGGAGGCGCCGACCGGGGGCTACCTGCTGACCGGCTGTCTGGCGACGGGGCTATGGGCAGGTCGGGCGGCTAGCCGCGCCGGATGA
- a CDS encoding HNH endonuclease: MPEASPTCPLCLRPIPPGAPQSLHHLVPRAKGGKGGPTVLLHHLCHKEIHARFSETELARRFPSIEAIRADGRMDAFLTWVAKRPPEFLSRTRR, encoded by the coding sequence ATGCCCGAAGCCAGCCCGACTTGCCCGCTCTGCCTCCGCCCGATCCCGCCCGGCGCGCCGCAAAGCCTGCACCACCTGGTGCCACGGGCCAAGGGCGGCAAGGGCGGGCCGACCGTCCTTCTGCATCACCTCTGCCACAAGGAAATCCACGCCCGCTTCTCCGAGACCGAACTCGCCCGCCGCTTCCCCAGCATCGAGGCCATCCGCGCCGACGGCCGCATGGACGCCTTCCTCACCTGGGTCGCCAAACGCCCCCCGGAATTCCTCAGCCGCACAAGGCGCTGA
- a CDS encoding cation diffusion facilitator family transporter, producing the protein MTPVIRLAIGSIVVGVVVLALKLLAWRMTGSIALLSDALESTVNVATAFAALIAIRVAALPADANHPYGHTKAEFFSAILEGVMIIIAALLILRESWHGFTNPRPLEAPLSGLAINVAASILNGIWCWVLISQGRKRRSPALVADGKHLLSDVVSSVGVTFGVLIAIETGWAVLDPGMAALVALNILWSGWKVIRESMSGLMDESLSTETLATVRDIISREAVGAVEAHDLRTRHAGQAIFIEFHLVVPGDLTVTQAHDMCDRVEAAIKAAVEDVIVTIHVEPENKAKHTGIVVL; encoded by the coding sequence ATGACCCCCGTGATTCGCCTTGCCATCGGCAGCATCGTCGTCGGTGTCGTCGTCCTGGCGCTGAAGCTCCTCGCCTGGCGCATGACCGGCTCCATCGCGCTCTTGTCCGACGCGCTGGAAAGCACCGTCAACGTCGCCACCGCCTTCGCCGCGCTCATCGCCATCCGCGTCGCTGCCCTGCCGGCCGATGCCAACCACCCCTACGGCCACACCAAGGCCGAGTTCTTCTCGGCCATCCTTGAAGGCGTGATGATCATCATCGCCGCCCTCCTCATCCTGCGCGAATCCTGGCACGGCTTCACCAATCCCCGCCCGCTGGAAGCACCGCTCTCCGGCCTGGCCATCAATGTCGCCGCCAGCATCCTCAACGGCATCTGGTGCTGGGTGCTCATCTCGCAGGGCCGCAAGCGCCGCTCGCCCGCGCTGGTCGCCGACGGCAAGCACCTTCTCTCCGACGTGGTCTCCTCGGTCGGCGTCACCTTCGGCGTGCTGATCGCCATCGAAACCGGTTGGGCCGTGCTCGACCCAGGCATGGCCGCGCTGGTCGCGCTCAACATCCTGTGGTCCGGCTGGAAGGTGATCCGCGAATCCATGAGCGGGCTGATGGACGAATCCCTCTCGACCGAAACCCTCGCCACCGTCCGCGACATCATCTCGCGCGAGGCGGTCGGCGCGGTCGAGGCCCATGACCTCCGCACCCGCCATGCGGGCCAGGCCATCTTCATCGAGTTCCACCTTGTGGTCCCCGGCGACCTGACCGTGACCCAGGCCCACGACATGTGCGACCGGGTAGAGGCCGCCATCAAGGCGGCGGTTGAGGACGTGATCGTGACGATCCATGTGGAGCCAGAGAACAAGGCCAAGCACACGGGGATCGTGGTGCTGTAG
- a CDS encoding response regulator transcription factor, whose translation MAIGISGFSRFITEMNDRALTEDAEGLAQWAVEDLSRTLGFDAAWYGWATLRPEGVTVYANATLNLPDGFYDYWRTMSHQDLLARTMIENPGTVAIYDRRQQRQTDGMEDLSDRFGLRRMSTAMNGSYGDYAAFYISSYRVGDHARPLNEAELDFLQCAVDQLSSAMKLTTNLPGHTPPPGSVTILVSETGIGLLGLPALRQQFGEIWPRWTGDHLPEQLARLIGLPGQHILPDRDLVVQVEAAPRFCRMGLHRLTLRRLNRFDLLTAREREVARALAKGHSHKEVARLLGLSPATVRNQTQSIYSKLMIDNRSALTSIVQAC comes from the coding sequence ATGGCGATCGGCATTTCCGGCTTCTCGCGCTTCATCACCGAGATGAACGACCGGGCCCTGACCGAGGATGCCGAGGGTCTGGCGCAATGGGCGGTGGAGGATCTGTCGCGGACGCTGGGGTTCGATGCGGCCTGGTATGGCTGGGCGACGCTGCGGCCCGAAGGCGTGACGGTCTATGCCAATGCCACGCTGAACCTGCCCGACGGGTTCTATGACTACTGGCGCACCATGTCCCACCAGGATCTGCTGGCGCGCACCATGATCGAGAACCCCGGCACGGTCGCCATCTATGACCGCCGCCAGCAGCGCCAGACCGACGGGATGGAAGACCTGTCCGACCGTTTCGGGCTGCGCCGGATGAGCACGGCGATGAACGGCAGCTATGGCGACTATGCGGCCTTCTACATTTCGTCCTACCGCGTGGGAGACCATGCCCGGCCGCTGAACGAGGCCGAGCTGGATTTCCTGCAATGCGCGGTGGACCAGCTTTCCTCGGCGATGAAGCTGACCACCAACCTGCCCGGCCATACCCCGCCGCCCGGATCTGTGACCATCCTGGTCAGCGAAACCGGCATCGGGCTTCTGGGCCTGCCGGCGCTGCGCCAGCAGTTCGGGGAGATCTGGCCGCGCTGGACCGGCGACCACCTGCCCGAACAGCTGGCCCGGCTGATCGGCCTGCCCGGCCAGCACATTCTGCCCGACCGCGATCTGGTGGTGCAGGTCGAAGCCGCTCCAAGATTCTGCCGTATGGGCCTGCACCGGCTGACCCTGCGCCGCCTGAACCGTTTCGACCTGCTGACCGCCCGCGAGCGCGAGGTGGCCCGCGCGCTCGCAAAGGGCCACAGCCACAAGGAGGTGGCGCGCCTTCTGGGCCTGTCGCCGGCCACGGTGCGCAACCAGACGCAGTCCATCTACAGCAAGCTGATGATCGACAACCGTTCCGCGCTGACCTCCATCGTCCAGGCCTGCTGA